The stretch of DNA TACTCGGCCGACAGGGACTGTCTCCGCTTAGCCCTGCTTATTACTGATCCCCATTACATGCTCTCCTGTTTGACCCTCCTCTATCCACATGCAGGTGTATGTGTTTGGGCTGAACTGCAGTAACTGCCTGGGCACCGGGGACAGCCTGAGCACCATCGTGCCCAAGAAGTTGGACTTCTTGAGTGGGAGGAAGGTGGTCAGCCTGAGCTACGGCAGTGGACCCCATATCCTGCTGGCCACAGAGGGTAGCTGAACTAAACATTTAGTGCTCCCCTTCCTCACATTTGGATTTAAAAGTGGATTGCAGAATGACTAATGGTTTTGTCCTTCAGATGGAGAACTGTTCGCCTGGGGCCATAATGGTTACAGCCAACTGGGAAACGGGACAACCAACCAAGGAGTAGCTCCAGTGCTCGTGTCTGCCAGCCTGCTCAATAAGAAGGTCACAGAGGTGGCCTGTGGCTCTCACCACTCAATGGCTCTTACGGACTCAGGAGAAGTGAGTGTCTGATGGAAGGAATGTTTTGTAAGCAGCAGAATTATACATGCTGCAGAATGGAAACCTGTATACACTGGTTCCCAGCACCCTCATTAGGGAGTCATGTAAGCTTCCCAGTGGGGTTACGAGGCCTTCCTGATTTTAGGTCAACAGTCTGTGTATTAAGAAGGGACTGAACAGGCCCAGGCAGAAGCAAAAATCCTATTGGTGCCTATCTTACATTCTTATCAATTTAAGCTACCCTCCAGAAATAAGATATGAACATCACAGAAAATCACAGGATAGGTACACAGTGAGGACCTGAACACAGGCTGTATTCACAGCCTTCATGCCCTGTTAACCGCCCCTTCCTTTATTAGACAAGTATTCAGTTAAAACAACCAAAGAGCTTATGGAACAATAGTCAATTATCAGGATGGAGAAAAAACTGAATTCgtcaaaaataaatgcatatgTAGGATTACAAAAAATTTAAGAAATACATAATGCAGACAGAGCACTGTATTAAATGTTCCTAAGAATATCAGGAGAACTCATCTCTGATGCTTTTTTCACAGGAAAAATCCCCTTAAAATCGATCACTTGTTTTACACAAAAATAGTGGGAAATATCCATAAAAAACGTTACAAGTTTATTCACAGCAGTAGTTGATCCCCCTGAGCTGAAAACTTTGAAAGCTAAGCTCAGCCTTAAGGAAACTATCGTGCATCAAACAACCAGACGTTGTCGACTTCACGCAGTGTTTCCTGCTGGTTGACAGACACAGCAACATTTCAGTGTTCACTGctaaaaatttacaaaaagaGGCTCATGTGTAGTTTAGTTGAGATGTGTGAAAATAATAGTTTGACATTCTGGGAAACATATTTACTGAGCTGACTTGTTGGGAGATTTGTACCACTTTCATGTCTGTACAATGAACAGCAAAGGTTCAAGGTGcaagctaacttagctaaccGGACTGTTTTTTGGCCCAGACCGTGAATTCTTGGAGTCTCTGCCGGTTGCTTGGCAACTGGTGCTGGCCAAGAAATAGATggagtcattaaaaaaaagcccTGCTTTCAAAGAGCTCGCTCTCTCCACctattgaatgttttttttttttttttttcttaaagctgctgtaagtgatatatttttattataaatgaatatgaaaccgctctatattccaacagtaatcacagattgagagtgtttggtcagtaacccgtgtctctcctccccctgctcatgTAGTAAAAGAGAAAGGAAACTTTCTGGTGTCCCTGCCGACTTTATCCAATCAGAGAACTCCATAGAGAAGCAGTCCTGTCTGcttgtgaacacacagagagcaggatcctcctgtctgctgctgtgtctgGTGATTACTGCTGCATGTTCATGTGGAGacatagagaggagggaggggattgcttACTGCAAAATacacaggaagttagctaaaacacttacagcagcttcaaCATTGAGTTCACATATATCACTGTACATAGTATCATAGCGTATTTTGACAATGACATTCCATGATACATTTGAAAGTTTTGTCTCATTTCTTGCCTTTAACTTCCTGCCTGCCAGGTGTACGCGTGGGGCTACAACAACTGTGGTCAGGTGGGTTCAGGCTCCACAGCAAACCAGCCCACACCACGCAGAGTGTCCAGCTGCCTGCAGAACAAAGTGGCTGTCAGTATCACCTGTGGTCAGACCTCGTCTCTGGCAGTAGTGGACAATGGAGAGGTGACTGTTTAATTTATAGGGAAGCCATGAACAACGTGTTATCCATTCCCAGCCCCAACAGCGCTCATGTGCTCCTCATGTCTCTGCAGGTGTACGGTTGGGGCTACAATGGGAACGGACAACTCGGACTTGGAAATAATGGGAACCAGCTCACTCCCTGTCGCCTCGCAGCTCTGCAGGGATTTTGTGTGCAGCAGGTGggagattacacacacacacaaaaaaaaatcatttgaatgaACTTTAAAGTTCACTTTCATCTTAATTTAaagatataaacaaaaaacaaaacaaggcagCAGAAGTCTATTAGGGGAGGTAGCTCACGGGGGAAACTTTATgattatatataatttttaaATGATGGTGTTATTATCTCATTATTATATAGACTGAAGCCTGCATATGTGATTCTGTGATCTGTCTTGTCTTTTAGACCCTGACTATCTAGTTTCAAATATAAAAGGCTTCTCTATAACAGATTTTGACTGATAAAACTCTACAGACTAAAATCTCTTGTGAGAAATAGCCCTGTTTAGGTCCACTTTGTATGTTTACATTGCAAACCCAGTAAAGTTTACTGTATTGGTGCAATGTCAATCCACTTTTTGCTcgttcctttttgttttaagtCTCTGAATAAAATGCTGCTAAATTCTTCAAGACTGGGATGACAAAAAGGTTTTCAGATTTTACTttgttggtttggttttgtGGGTTTTATATCAAagatttttctcctcttcagaTTGTTTCAGGCTATGCCCACTCCCTGGCACTTACAGATGAGGGCTTGCTTTATGCTTGGGGCGCTAACACATATGGACAACTGGGCACCGGCAACAAGAGCAACCAGCTGAGCCCACTTCAGATCATGACTGAGAAAGAGAGGTGAGCCACCATCCCCACAGATATAATAAACCTTCTTCTCACAGTCTTCTATACATCCTAATTTTCTCCTTTGGCTTCTTTGACAGGATTGTGGAAATCGCCGCCTgtcactccacacacacatctgctgctAAGACCCAGAGTGGTCAGGTGTACATGTGGGGCCAGTGCAGGGGCCAGTCAATAGTGCTGCCTCATCTCACACACTTTACCTGCACCGACGATGTCTTTGCATGCTTCGCCACCCCGTCAGTGATGTGGAGGCTTCTCTCCATGGGTAAGAAGAGAATACTGAGGTGACTTCACACAGACTTTTATATCATGTAGTCTTGCCGCACGTTGCCTACTCATCATGCAAGATACTTTGTTTGTATGAGAGCTTGGCTTGCATGGAGCTTTAAGAGACATTTCAGCTTTGTTAATTGTCACTGTAAGGAATTAGACTGCATTGCCAGTTGTGATATTGCccaaatatatattaaaaacaaagtaaataacaCTTAAAATATACCGTAACCCTCCAAAAAACGGGTTTGCAAAATCTTTCCCAGTTACAAGAGACGACATGAGGTggtaaaaaatatatgtaaataaattaaataaaagccaATTAAATCCATGTTAAGGATAATGTTAAcatgtctctgcagcatcatCTTCATACTGTAAATTAAATGGAAGGCTTATcaaaactcattaaaaactCTAAAAATGTAAGGTTCAAGTTTTATAGTTAGTACTGTGTAACATAGAAAACATCAGCTTGTTTGCTTGTTCGATTTACTCTTGCCTCACCGTCTGCTGGTCCCTCTACTTTGCCCTGAATCCCATCCAAGcaacaaatacaacacattatttatttgcaaataaTGGACCCATACTTATTTACTGGTCCATTATTAGCTAATAAGATTTGTGTTCCTAAAAGGTTTCCTGTAATTTTTGGTAGTGGGTGCAAATGATTGGGACATTAATGCTGAAGTTCTGAAGCTGTTGTTTAAGATAAATGTGTTTCGTCTCCAGGGGAATTTCCTTATCAATAACTCaatttgaacatttattatGAATGCACAGGCCTTTctcacagcagacatgttgtgGAAAAGAGCAGGTCTTTGATGATTCTCTTCTATTCATGTGCCTTAAGTCTTGACAGTGTGACCCTGAGTCTGCATGCAAAATGccaggaccctgaaactgaagcaccTGAATGGAATCCAGTCATTAtagctttttttctttgcaccTGAGAtttgtgtcaaaatgtcttccGTGGACAATGTTACTGGGAACTGTATTATTAAATGATTTCAGTTTAAGGATTTAATTGGAATCATTAAATTGGAGTTTACCTGTCAAACCCAGTCGTAATTAGTCATTTGATTAGTGCAGTtccttccaagagactgacggGGAAATTATGAGAAACAATAAAGCCTCATCAAATGGACAGAAGAGAATTGCTGTCCTCATTACTGTTTCagttgtaaaaataaaagtaattctATCTTCCTATTGCCAGAGCTtaatgtgtgtgggtgtgttttcctctctgaAGAGCAAGATGACTTCTTGACCGTGGCTCAGTCTCTGAAGAAGGAGTTTGACAACCCAGAGACAGCTGACCTCAAGTTCTGCGTCGACAGCAAATATATCTACGTCCACAAAGCAGTTCTCAAAATCAGGTCAGGGATTTCATCTGACAGCTGTCGGTGTGAAGTCACGATgtaaataattcaaaaatacATCTGTTTCTATGCTGAAACAATCTG from Sparus aurata chromosome 9, fSpaAur1.1, whole genome shotgun sequence encodes:
- the LOC115588245 gene encoding RCC1 and BTB domain-containing protein 1, encoding MVDVTKWPLFSLMGPQELSAIRKACVFGMSANEAIYITSDDEVYVFGLNCSNCLGTGDSLSTIVPKKLDFLSGRKVVSLSYGSGPHILLATEDGELFAWGHNGYSQLGNGTTNQGVAPVLVSASLLNKKVTEVACGSHHSMALTDSGEVYAWGYNNCGQVGSGSTANQPTPRRVSSCLQNKVAVSITCGQTSSLAVVDNGEVYGWGYNGNGQLGLGNNGNQLTPCRLAALQGFCVQQIVSGYAHSLALTDEGLLYAWGANTYGQLGTGNKSNQLSPLQIMTEKERIVEIAACHSTHTSAAKTQSGQVYMWGQCRGQSIVLPHLTHFTCTDDVFACFATPSVMWRLLSMEQDDFLTVAQSLKKEFDNPETADLKFCVDSKYIYVHKAVLKIRCEHFRSMFQSHWNEDMKEVIEIDQFSYPVYRSFLEFLYTDNVELPPEDAIGLLDLATSYCENRLKRLCQHIIKRGITVENAFSLLSAAVRYDAEDLEEFCFKFCINHLTEVTQTAAFWQIDGNLLKDFICRASRYGAFKN